Proteins from one Leptonema illini DSM 21528 genomic window:
- a CDS encoding serine hydrolase domain-containing protein: MLSPGLPFQEPPARFPGTEWPRSTPEAEGLDPVAVERLRTYLLSRQGDDENRQGMRTNAFVMIRHGKIVMEEYARGYTAESSMLTWSVSKSVTNALVGRAAMTKGLDINAPASSCIPELERKSHQSILLRHIHQMSSGLGFDESYEASPVFSSVIAMLYTRGRSDMAAFTASFDLIHPAGSYWNYSSGDTNLMMRCLKAFYTEEEYASMPWTELFDPLQIRGAVWERDAAGTFVGSSYLYMRPVDLARIGYLYMHDGVWNGRRLLPEGWVQYSLSVVPAYYNRKTISVSERSDNPTAYWYRNVGNPGLGIEKPWPDAPDDAFAALGHWGKGMWVIPSLDMVVVRLGDDRRYACRWAEEKNCEPDVEKAYSKHHLMKLVTETVKK; encoded by the coding sequence GTGCTCTCTCCAGGGCTTCCCTTTCAGGAGCCGCCGGCTCGTTTCCCTGGCACCGAGTGGCCGAGGTCGACGCCCGAGGCCGAAGGCCTGGATCCGGTCGCCGTCGAGCGCCTGCGCACGTATTTGCTTTCGCGTCAGGGTGACGACGAGAACAGACAGGGCATGCGCACGAACGCTTTTGTTATGATCCGTCACGGCAAGATCGTCATGGAAGAGTATGCCCGGGGTTATACAGCGGAGTCGTCCATGCTGACATGGTCGGTGAGCAAGAGCGTCACAAACGCCCTTGTCGGTCGGGCCGCCATGACGAAAGGTCTTGATATCAATGCTCCGGCATCGAGCTGCATTCCCGAACTGGAACGCAAATCACATCAGTCGATCTTACTGCGCCACATCCACCAGATGAGCTCCGGGCTTGGCTTCGACGAAAGCTACGAGGCTTCACCGGTTTTTTCAAGCGTTATCGCCATGCTTTACACGCGAGGCCGATCCGACATGGCGGCGTTTACGGCCTCGTTTGATCTCATTCATCCGGCGGGTTCTTACTGGAACTATTCGAGCGGCGATACGAATCTGATGATGCGCTGTCTGAAGGCTTTTTATACCGAAGAAGAATATGCCTCCATGCCGTGGACGGAACTCTTTGATCCGTTGCAGATTCGCGGCGCCGTATGGGAACGCGACGCCGCCGGGACCTTTGTCGGCTCTTCTTATCTGTACATGCGACCGGTCGATCTCGCCCGTATCGGCTATCTGTATATGCATGACGGAGTCTGGAACGGAAGACGCCTGCTTCCCGAGGGATGGGTGCAATACTCGCTCAGCGTCGTGCCCGCTTATTATAATCGCAAAACGATATCGGTGTCAGAAAGATCGGATAACCCCACCGCCTACTGGTATCGCAACGTCGGCAATCCCGGCCTGGGTATTGAAAAACCCTGGCCCGACGCCCCCGATGACGCCTTCGCCGCTCTCGGCCACTGGGGAAAGGGCATGTGGGTCATTCCCTCGCTTGATATGGTCGTCGTGCGTCTTGGCGACGACCGTCGTTATGCATGTCGGTGGGCCGAGGAAAAGAACTGCGAACCCGATGTAGAGAAGGCCTACAGCAAACACCATCTGATGAAACTCGTTACCGAGACGGTGAAAAAATGA